The Gammaproteobacteria bacterium nucleotide sequence CAACAGCGGAATGAAATTACGCATCGCCGCATTACGCAAGGTGAATGGTGACATCCACTATGCTATGGGCTTTGATGATACCGGACGTGAAAAAGATAGCAGTTATACCTGTGATGGTATTGAGATCGTTATTGCGATTGAAAGCTCGGAGTTATTAAAGGACGTTACTGTCGACTATGTTGAACTGGAACCGGGTGATTTTCAATTCATCTTCAGCAACCCACAGGATCAGCAACATTCCTTTTCTACCGCTGATTAAGTAACCCATTAGATGAAGATTCACCCTCATCATGGAGTTTCCCAAAACCTGCGTGATCTGGCGGCATGGATTATTGCCCCAACCAGTGTTCTACAAAAAAGATTTGCCTTATTTATCCGCCGTCGTCTGCGTGCCACCCTGCTGGCACTGATTGCAGTCTTGTTATTGCTTGGTATCACCACCATTCTGACGGTCTATTCACCAACCAATAACATCAATCTTTTGATCTTGCATGGTATCCTGGTTGTTGCTGGAATCCTGCTGGTCACGCTCGCCATGATCCTAATCCAGAGAGACCTACTCGCACCACTGAGTGATCTCAGGGAATGGGCTTATCTCATGCGTAATGGTGATCTATCCGCCCGCCTTTCCATTCCTGTGCGCGATGAATTCATCACACTGGCTCAGGATATTAATACACTGGGCGAAGCAATACAGTCACTCTCGCGTGACATGGAAAACCAGGTACATAAACAGACACGTCGCATAAAAGACAAAAGTCGTTCTCTTCAGATTCTCTATGATGTTGCTGCCAGCATCAACACCTCCAGAGATCAGGATGATCTATTAACCCGTTTTTTATATACCCTCAAGGATGTCACCCATGCACGCGCTGCCAGTGTGCGTATGCTGGGTTCCGATGGACAAATGAATCTGGTCGCTAGTATTGGTCTGAATAATGATTTACTGGAAAAAGAATGTAGCCCCTCGCTACAAAAAGACCTCTTTGAAATCGACTCAAACCATAAAAAAAATAAGGATATTATCCCCTCCGATACTACAGTCAGCCTGTTTGATAACAAGACGGTCAAGATGTTAACCGTCCCCCTGCAATATCGTGGCCGTACCCTGGGCACCTACAACCTCTATGTCGAACGTAAGAATCTGGATAATAGTGAGGATATGATTGAACTCTTAACCAGTATTGGTCGCCATCTGGGTATGGCAATTGAAAAGGCTCAACTGGATAAAGAAGCCAATCAAATGTCGGTGATGGCCGAGCGCACCCGTATTGCACATGAATTGCATGACTCCCTGGCTCAGACGCTTGCCAGCCTGCGCTTTCAGGTGCGGGTACTGGATGAAACGCTGCATCGCGGAGATGAAGCCGCGCTATGGCAAGCCCTTGAGGTCATCGAGGCGGGTATGGAAGAGGCGCATACCGAGCTACGCGGACTGATCAATCATTTCTGTGCCCCCATCGACCGACGTGGACTTATTCCTGCTATTGAACAACTCTCCGAACGCTTTCGTAATGATACCGGCAGCCAGTTATTCTTCCAGAATGAATGGGATCAATTGCCCTTCAATGATGAGCAGGAAATTGAGATTCTGCGTATTATCCAGGAGTCTCTCGCCAATATACGCAAACATAGTCAGGCCAATACCACACGCATCATGTTGAGCTATAAAAGCAATGAATACCGTGTGTTGATCGAGGATGATGGTATCGGCATTAGTCACGAACAACCG carries:
- a CDS encoding iron-sulfur cluster assembly accessory protein, which codes for MITITKQAAEQIKLSQQGDNSGMKLRIAALRKVNGDIHYAMGFDDTGREKDSSYTCDGIEIVIAIESSELLKDVTVDYVELEPGDFQFIFSNPQDQQHSFSTAD
- a CDS encoding histidine kinase, translating into MKIHPHHGVSQNLRDLAAWIIAPTSVLQKRFALFIRRRLRATLLALIAVLLLLGITTILTVYSPTNNINLLILHGILVVAGILLVTLAMILIQRDLLAPLSDLREWAYLMRNGDLSARLSIPVRDEFITLAQDINTLGEAIQSLSRDMENQVHKQTRRIKDKSRSLQILYDVAASINTSRDQDDLLTRFLYTLKDVTHARAASVRMLGSDGQMNLVASIGLNNDLLEKECSPSLQKDLFEIDSNHKKNKDIIPSDTTVSLFDNKTVKMLTVPLQYRGRTLGTYNLYVERKNLDNSEDMIELLTSIGRHLGMAIEKAQLDKEANQMSVMAERTRIAHELHDSLAQTLASLRFQVRVLDETLHRGDEAALWQALEVIEAGMEEAHTELRGLINHFCAPIDRRGLIPAIEQLSERFRNDTGSQLFFQNEWDQLPFNDEQEIEILRIIQESLANIRKHSQANTTRIMLSYKSNEYRVLIEDDGIGISHEQPVSGIPGEHVGLGIMEERAKRLGGSLKIESEPGEGTQILLNFRIKPDLASESEIKDYML